The genomic interval tatatatttaaaacaagaacccaaacgTTGATTCCACAAACGGCTGTGACATTTTGATGATGAGGTCTGATGAAAGGATTCAATCCTTCAAACACATTATTCTCAAACTTCTCTGACTGCCATGAGATCATCAGGAAATCTTCATCAATCTTTTGGTGTTCTGGTAATGCCAAACCTGCCATGACCTCCATGTCCATGAGAGGAGCCTGTGAGCATCTGGCAGGAGTACAGATGCTCGTTGACTCTCAGAGGCTCCAGAGTTTGATGCTTTCAGGTGGATCAGTCAGCCTAACACAAAGACTGGAAGCAACCTAGCTGTTTATAGATGTACCTAAAAAAATcttcttagttttattttcagactcGCTGCAGATCTTAAGGGATCAGACGTTACGGTGTGAAGCTTGGTTTAAGCTCAGAGTTTGGGACAGTTCTATGGTTGCAGGATTAGGATGTAATGGTTGGAGTTCCAGTGGAAGTGggattattaaaactttaagatCAAGTCCTGGAGTTCCACAAGGGTCAGTCCTTGATACCATTAGGTTTTTCTGAGTATTTTCTTTTAggtgaggaaattgagaaccatTAGATCACAAaatctgttgcattttttttgacaattacAGTAAAGTTATCTAAACTCAAGGTTCTTAAAAACTCTTAAAGAATCTAAGCAGACATCCTGTAACATGAACCATGACTGGAACTGATTGGAGTTCTCGCTCTCAGTTCAAACCATTATTAAcctaattctgtttttttatctgcttccaGTCTTTGTGGTAAACTCCTCTCATCCCTCCTggacacaaagagagaaaacaacaacatcccTAAAACTGTTCCTGTTctataataaataacaacatttaaatgGCTTTTATGGCGTTTTGCAACTGGCTTGatggtctttttgtttttaaggagcTTTTATCTCTGATCTGACTTTAACTGGACTTTTTACTGGTTGTTTGAATGAACCAAGAGTTGGAGGTtaccttttatacttttatttgtttgttttctttggttttattttttggttgcTTTGTGAAATCTGTGAAGTTACTGAActtctgtttgctgtgtttggttttcttatagtttctgtttgtgataaAGGGCCATTTCATGCAATAtaacatgtttctctgctttctcGTGTTTTATCCAAGCCTGAGCTGCTGcctcttaaaataataaagatgatTTGACTTTAGTTTGATTTTCAATCCATCAATTCTGCAGATAACTCAGAATACTCAGGACTTGGATTATGAGTGTTTTTTTGAGTGAAATGAccctttaatgttaaatatttaccatcatggtttgtttgtttgcctttttttttttgctttcactGATAACATAGATGATGCCTGCTTctggtgtgtttttaatgaaggttttcttcttttaacaccTCGTTCTGCTTCATCTTTACTGAAGGAGACGGGAGGAGGAGACATCTCctcaaacagagaaaatggaCGACTTTCTGAAGGAAATAAGCTGAATGGAAGTGAACCAACACCTGAGCAGGTAAACGGCAGCTCAGTGGACAAATCACCGTCCTCGTGTTTGATGTTGTCTTTGTCTGAAGCTGATCTGAGTTACTTCAGTCAAACAATCGTTTGTTTCTGTCGTTTTATCGTTAAAATGAAACTTGTTCCTGGAGACTCAGAGACTTTAAGATGCTCAGGTCTTATAAAGATTTTGTTTGAGATGTTCCGGTCAACTCAAGCCCGTCTTACTTTAGGTTCCTTAAATTCTGCAGTTTCAGAGCTGTTTTCTGACACCAGTTATAAAAAGACTGGTGGTAGAAATCACGGTGGGTAGAAAGAGGCTCGAGTTTGGTATGTTTTAGGTGGATGTAGGTGACAGAATAATGTGCGCAGCTTATAATACAGTTTAGCCAGCTGTGCCCACAGAAATGGAGCATTCCTTTCTAAAATTTGTTCAGAATTTAGTgagtttacagtttaaaaattgCCTATTTTCTCGCAgtttttgagtctccaacagttgcagacGAGTAACAAACTTCCTTAAACAAGGACTTAGCTTTTAACACtctgtttctgcattttttgttatataaacAATAACTTGGAGGAATATGTCATTAGATGTTTTGCGTGTGAAGCTgctttataaaactttacaatttaAGAAGGACCAGAAATGTTGTGAGGTCCTGATGGTGATCAGAGATGAAGAACTACAGAAGGAAAAAGGTTTAGAGCAGAAACGAGAGACGAtaagttttctgtttctaacATCTTGGCCACATAATTATCAACTCTTATGTCTTACAGCAAACAGCAGACACGCTGCCACAACAGAAAATACCAGAAAAGACAAATCCTGAAGCAGAGCTGTCCTCTGATCTGGGTTCTTCCATCATTTCTAAATCGCCTCCAAAGCCAGAAGATCTGAAGCCGGAGGAAGACCCGGAGCCTGTAGAAGAGCCATGTTTTGCCACAACGGATTCCGACTCAAAGACCCTGAGCAGCGGAGAGTCCTCAGAGGACGAGAGGGACGCGGTGGAGGAGTCTGAATCCCCGAGTATACTCCCGTCCTCCGTCCTGTCCAAGGCCAGCGACATCGCTCAGCACTTCAACAGCATCAAGAGAGGCAGCCTGGTTCAGGACGACGCTCGCTCCCTCGGCTGCCCCTCGCCTCGGTTACCCAGCAGGACCGGCAGCAGCCTCAGCCTCAGCACCAAGGCGGCAGACCGGCCGCTCAGGAGCCTGTCCTCAGAACCTGCAGAGGCCTTCAGTGACGCAGGCTTAACTCTGCCATCTCCTCGGGACGACAGCATCTTTGATCCAGACCGAAGCATTCGGCGACGGCGGGACTCCACCCTGTCCAAGCAGGACCAGCTTCTCATTGGGAAAATCAAGACCTACTACGAGAACGCTGGAAACCAGGACGCCACCTTCAGCATCCGGCGCAGAGAGAGTCTGACCTACATCCCGACGGGGCTGGTCAGGAGCTCAGTCAGCCGGCTGAACAGCGTCCCAAAAGATAAACATGTCTTAAGAAATCCGTCCGTTTCGACCACGTCTTCATGTCTGGATCCTCCCTCAGCAGATTCCACTTTCCCTTCAGAAACCTCTGATTTCATGGTTTCTAGTCTCTCTTTGGACTCTTTAAAGTCGGATCAGTTAGACTCAGATTCTGGGGACCAGCAAAGGTCCAGGTCTCAAAGCCTGCATGATAATCTGTTTGACGATGAGGAGTTCAGACCttcatctgaaatgattaaGGTCTGGCAGGCAATGGAGCGACAGATCACCAAATCCCAAGGTGACGACACAGAATTAAATCAGTCCAGAGATGCTCTAAAAGCCTCCATAGCAGCCAGCGTTTATACCCCGACCAAGACCCTGACCAAGAGTTTTGACCCGGAGAGTGGAGCCTCTGACCTCAGCACCATCACAGAGGACTCCACAAGTCCCTCACCTCCTAAAACCAAAGCCTCGGGCTTCAGCCGAGCAGGAGGCGTGAAGAACAGCCTGAGGTGTTTCGGAGAAGAGACCGCAGCTCTTAAAGCCACAGTTCCTCGGGTGGCCCAGCTGAGGGCGGAGGCAGAGGGAGAAAGACCCGGAGAGAACTCAAAACAGGTGGACGATGTCGACAAGGGAAACAGCAAAGTCCTCTCTCTGGCCCGTCGATACAGTCAGCTGATCAAAACCACCAAACCCACGGTCCATCAGCGAAGCCAGAGGAAGGGCTTGGACTCTGtggtggaggagaaggagaattCAGGTCAGTTACATCCTTTAACACGATCTTCATGGCTCCAACGTGTTCTTTAAACCTGAATGGAGTCGGTCATTTTATTCAGGGCAGTATGATAAAATCTAACTTCTGTGAAATtgggaaaaataagaaattgaAATATAACAGATCCATTTCATTGGTCAGATGGAGCTGTTAATAATTATAATATGGGCAGATGTAGAGTTCTGATCCGCCCGAGCCCGTCCTGCCTTCAACAAACACTCGATGACTGATTTCCTGTTGCACAACATGATCCAACCTGTCTGCACAAACTCAACGATTTCATCAGTTCAGGAAACAAATTCCACGTGTTTCTTAGAGTCTtgtgttcaaagtttaaatattgtgtaaatataaataaaaacacaacaatgatctGCAGATCTCACATGTCCACATCTGATATGTTCACTGTGTTCCTCTGGGAGTAAAATAGGGCTTTGGAGTTTCTATTTGAAACTGATGTTCTGATCCATGTTCTGCAGGGAAGTCCAGCCTGACCCTGCCGCTGGTTTCTGACCAGCAGGCTGCCTCTCTGCCTCTGAGCCCCGCAGACCGGTCTGCGGCTGCTGCCGCCCCTCCAGGCCGAAGCCCCCTCAGCCCTCCTCCTTCCATCGAAGGCTTCAGCTGGCCTGATGTCCGCGAGCTCCGGTCCAGGTACTCCAACAGCGGCCGCTCTCAGAAGAACCTGGTGAGCCGGAGTCGCTCCATCCCAGAGAAGATGTTTGAATCCGGTCAGAGGAGGCACTCCCAAGGCTCCAGCCTCCTCCACGCTGACGAAGCCTCCGGCGGGGCTTCTTCACGCAAACTCCGAAGGAGCCGGAACGCAAACCAGGAGGAACGCAGCAAACGGCTTCAAAGAGCCAACTCTCTGGACCCTCAGCTCAGCAGAGCACAAAGGACTGaactgcagaggctgcaggacGAGGCCGGCCACGACGGTTACTACATCGCAGCCGAGGCGCCGCTGTCAGATGACCCTGAGCGCACGCTCATCGTCATGGAGAAGCTGCCTGCGCCCAAGAAAACAGCCGAAGAACCAAAAGAGGAAGACGGTGAGAGCTACGTCCAGATCCGTTCTCCGACCAGCAGGGAGAAGATCTCCATCATGGCTGTCATCGACCGCTGCCGGGCCTATCAGGAGTCTGACGAGTACAAACAAAGGGAGGAAGCCAAAGCCAGAACCGAGCCGGGAAAGACGGCAGCAGCCTCTGCAGAGCAGGAGACCAGCAGGAAGACGGAGA from Kryptolebias marmoratus isolate JLee-2015 linkage group LG19, ASM164957v2, whole genome shotgun sequence carries:
- the LOC108242556 gene encoding pleckstrin homology domain-containing family G member 3 isoform X2, which codes for MGYQRSMWRSLAGGGGGAVVRCSCSEEEVRISFRSTGDERRLRRVFVRRWFESPRLSNASISSDEPAPSAAPSDSSDLPPSGQRPVSLISTQSSGYGSSRDDYLSPPQLPAGSSNVDQNQNLSPAEGAADPEALTKGRSFVHNKNNNNKEWTPNRAFSRRQQGSPFIRASMAPNPQLKYLDRVVMEIIETERTYVRDLRMIIEDYLAHIIDQSSLSISPEQVCALFGNIEEIFQFNSELLQDLDMCDHDPVAIARCFVLKSEYFEVYTQYCTNYPNSVAALTECMGNKSLANFFRDRQASLKCSLPLGSYLLKPVQRILKYHLLLQEIAKHFDPEEEGYDVVEDAIYTMTGVAWYINDMKRKHEHAVRLQEVQSLLLNWKGPDLTTFGELVLEGTFKVHRAKNERTLFLFDRILLITKRRGEHYVYKSLISSSNLMLIKSSKDSLSFSVTHYKHPKQAHTVQAKTLEEKKIWTHHIKRIILENHLTNIPQKAKEAFLDMDSIHAPKYRYSPERLKKPVSEEFPRDARYGRRQSEPTKQIMKSSKAELAAPVQLSDSEFPLQPAVSSGTLESRLLGESDANRLTCEEEEEEEGLLEQLLYSEEEVEEEVGQLDEFLLGDEQVEDFASSMLAAISCWHYTVQAFLSSAGMETGGGDISSNRENGRLSEGNKLNGSEPTPEQQTADTLPQQKIPEKTNPEAELSSDLGSSIISKSPPKPEDLKPEEDPEPVEEPCFATTDSDSKTLSSGESSEDERDAVEESESPSILPSSVLSKASDIAQHFNSIKRGSLVQDDARSLGCPSPRLPSRTGSSLSLSTKAADRPLRSLSSEPAEAFSDAGLTLPSPRDDSIFDPDRSIRRRRDSTLSKQDQLLIGKIKTYYENAGNQDATFSIRRRESLTYIPTGLVRSSVSRLNSVPKDKHVLRNPSVSTTSSCLDPPSADSTFPSETSDFMVSSLSLDSLKSDQLDSDSGDQQRSRSQSLHDNLFDDEEFRPSSEMIKVWQAMERQITKSQGDDTELNQSRDALKASIAASVYTPTKTLTKSFDPESGASDLSTITEDSTSPSPPKTKASGFSRAGGVKNSLRCFGEETAALKATVPRVAQLRAEAEGERPGENSKQVDDVDKGNSKVLSLARRYSQLIKTTKPTVHQRSQRKGLDSVVEEKENSGKSSLTLPLVSDQQAASLPLSPADRSAAAAAPPGRSPLSPPPSIEGFSWPDVRELRSRYSNSGRSQKNLVSRSRSIPEKMFESGQRRHSQGSSLLHADEASGGASSRKLRRSRNANQEERSKRLQRANSLDPQLSRAQRTELQRLQDEAGHDGYYIAAEAPLSDDPERTLIVMEKLPAPKKTAEEPKEEDGESYVQIRSPTSREKISIMAVIDRCRAYQESDEYKQREEAKARTEPGKTAAASAEQETSRKTETEGSQGSIVKNLREKFQSQS
- the LOC108242556 gene encoding pleckstrin homology domain-containing family G member 3 isoform X1, giving the protein MGNKSLANFFRDRQASLKCSLPLGSYLLKPVQRILKYHLLLQEIAKHFDPEEEGYDVVEDAIYTMTGVAWYINDMKRKHEHAVRLQEVQSLLLNWKGPDLTTFGELVLEGTFKVHRAKNERTLFLFDRILLITKRRGEHYVYKSLISSSNLMLIKSSKDSLSFSVTHYKHPKQAHTVQAKTLEEKKIWTHHIKRIILENHLTNIPQKAKEAFLDMDSIHAPKYRYSPERLKKPVSEEFPRDARYGRRQSEPTKQIMKSSKAELAAPVQLSDSEFPLQPAVSSGTLESRLLGESDANRLTCEEEEEEEGLLEQLLYSEEEVEEEVGQLDEFLLGDEQVEDFASSMLAAISCWHYTVQAFLSSAGMETGGGDISSNRENGRLSEGNKLNGSEPTPEQQTADTLPQQKIPEKTNPEAELSSDLGSSIISKSPPKPEDLKPEEDPEPVEEPCFATTDSDSKTLSSGESSEDERDAVEESESPSILPSSVLSKASDIAQHFNSIKRGSLVQDDARSLGCPSPRLPSRTGSSLSLSTKAADRPLRSLSSEPAEAFSDAGLTLPSPRDDSIFDPDRSIRRRRDSTLSKQDQLLIGKIKTYYENAGNQDATFSIRRRESLTYIPTGLVRSSVSRLNSVPKDKHVLRNPSVSTTSSCLDPPSADSTFPSETSDFMVSSLSLDSLKSDQLDSDSGDQQRSRSQSLHDNLFDDEEFRPSSEMIKVWQAMERQITKSQGDDTELNQSRDALKASIAASVYTPTKTLTKSFDPESGASDLSTITEDSTSPSPPKTKASGFSRAGGVKNSLRCFGEETAALKATVPRVAQLRAEAEGERPGENSKQVDDVDKGNSKVLSLARRYSQLIKTTKPTVHQRSQRKGLDSVVEEKENSGKSSLTLPLVSDQQAASLPLSPADRSAAAAAPPGRSPLSPPPSIEGFSWPDVRELRSRYSNSGRSQKNLVSRSRSIPEKMFESGQRRHSQGSSLLHADEASGGASSRKLRRSRNANQEERSKRLQRANSLDPQLSRAQRTELQRLQDEAGHDGYYIAAEAPLSDDPERTLIVMEKLPAPKKTAEEPKEEDGESYVQIRSPTSREKISIMAVIDRCRAYQESDEYKQREEAKARTEPGKTAAASAEQETSRKTETEGSQGSIVKNLREKFQSQS